One Lysinibacillus sp. OF-1 DNA segment encodes these proteins:
- a CDS encoding transcriptional regulator: MMQVQYMKPFYTKVTGDKLRLVFAYQYFSILKENEIFHFIPIEGKEMIINMKTQQIENLSEVFVFQKGNRFIRLPLYQLLLITNVHEHLAPILESATPKKQIPLVSSVTVGEIDQLIAELEEKNFDYLIDQTLLENDKELFFELLQQKSHQLGGLTIE; encoded by the coding sequence ATGATGCAAGTTCAATACATGAAGCCGTTTTACACAAAAGTTACTGGAGACAAATTACGTCTCGTATTTGCTTATCAATATTTCTCTATTTTAAAAGAGAATGAGATTTTCCATTTCATTCCCATAGAAGGTAAAGAGATGATTATCAACATGAAGACACAGCAAATTGAAAATTTATCTGAGGTTTTTGTTTTCCAAAAAGGAAATCGTTTTATCCGATTACCACTTTATCAACTACTGCTTATTACGAATGTTCATGAGCATTTAGCACCAATACTTGAAAGCGCAACACCGAAGAAACAAATTCCACTTGTTTCATCTGTGACGGTTGGCGAAATCGATCAGCTTATCGCAGAACTAGAGGAGAAAAATTTTGATTATTTAATTGATCAAACATTATTGGAGAACGATAAAGAACTCTTTTTCGAATTGCTACAGCAAAAGAGCCATCAACTTGGAGGTTTAACAATTGAATAG
- a CDS encoding flagellin N-terminal helical domain-containing protein, producing MLGKWSATGMSILNNMNRHQSAMSKAMLRISSGYRINSAADDPAGLAISEKMRSQIRGLNMAAKNIQDGISLVQTAEGALNETHAMIQRMRELAVEAANDTLTDDDREKLELEFQELKKEIQRLSTDTEFNTKTLLNGDHETNSIKIQAGANAGQHIELFINGMGSEALGLKDVSIATREDADKAISSMDEALKRVSNERSRLGAYQNRLEHAYNANVNTAENLQAAESRIRDADIAKEMMNMVKAQILMQASQYVLAMHMQQAQSVLKLLEIGKK from the coding sequence ATGCTTGGTAAGTGGTCAGCTACGGGGATGTCGATCCTGAATAATATGAATCGGCATCAAAGTGCGATGAGTAAAGCTATGCTACGCATTTCGTCGGGGTATCGAATCAATAGTGCAGCGGATGATCCAGCTGGATTGGCGATTTCTGAAAAAATGCGTTCTCAAATTCGGGGATTGAATATGGCGGCTAAAAATATACAGGACGGCATTTCTCTCGTGCAGACAGCAGAGGGGGCACTGAATGAGACACATGCGATGATTCAGCGCATGCGTGAATTAGCAGTGGAGGCAGCCAATGACACATTAACCGATGATGATCGTGAAAAATTAGAGCTGGAGTTCCAAGAATTAAAGAAGGAAATTCAGCGACTCTCTACGGATACAGAATTTAATACGAAGACATTACTCAATGGAGATCATGAGACAAATAGCATTAAAATTCAGGCAGGGGCCAATGCAGGGCAGCATATAGAATTATTTATCAATGGTATGGGCTCTGAAGCACTCGGTTTGAAGGATGTGTCCATTGCTACTCGTGAGGATGCGGATAAAGCCATTTCTTCAATGGATGAGGCTTTAAAACGTGTATCTAATGAGCGTTCTCGTCTAGGAGCGTACCAAAACCGTTTGGAACATGCTTATAATGCTAATGTTAACACCGCAGAAAATTTACAAGCAGCAGAGTCTCGTATTCGAGATGCAGATATCGCAAAAGAGATGATGAATATGGTGAAGGCTCAAATTTTGATGCAGGCCAGTCAATATGTTTTAGCTATGCATATGCAGCAAGCACAGTCTGTTTTAAAATTATTAGAAATCGGAAAAAAATGA
- the csaB gene encoding polysaccharide pyruvyl transferase CsaB has product MHVVLSGYYGFDNVGDDAILLSIIHSLKKWQHDIEITVLSNNPAATEQTYGVKAVNRWKMKEIRQLLKRADGLISGGGSLMQDQTGMKTIPYYAGVIQIAKWLKKPVFVYAQGMGPINHSLSKFIVRSVFNKVEQITVRDKASQALLTEIGVRKEAKLVPDPVMGLNGSDFHSEWLESVTLSADSYISVSVRDWPSAIAYKEKIAHSLDELVRQGEQIVFLPMHGEHDLQTSQEVAALMKEKSLIAPADLSIEEKIAVIGQSQLLIGMRLHSLIFSAIYATPFIAISYDPKIDAFADIVSQPVIGHVEADDWNGVILFEQAVTILESFTTVQENMRQAIIPLQNEATATAKLAIEVFSQ; this is encoded by the coding sequence ATGCACGTTGTTTTATCTGGCTATTATGGATTTGATAATGTTGGCGATGATGCCATCCTGCTGTCCATTATCCACTCTCTAAAAAAGTGGCAGCATGATATAGAAATCACGGTATTATCCAATAATCCAGCAGCTACTGAGCAAACGTATGGTGTCAAAGCCGTGAATCGTTGGAAAATGAAAGAAATACGCCAATTGCTTAAAAGGGCAGATGGACTTATCAGCGGTGGCGGTAGCCTTATGCAGGATCAAACAGGAATGAAAACCATTCCTTACTATGCGGGCGTTATCCAAATAGCAAAATGGTTGAAAAAACCAGTATTTGTTTACGCCCAAGGCATGGGCCCGATTAATCACTCTCTAAGTAAATTCATTGTTCGCTCTGTCTTTAATAAGGTAGAGCAAATTACAGTCCGAGATAAAGCCTCTCAAGCTCTTCTAACAGAGATTGGTGTGCGAAAAGAGGCTAAGCTTGTGCCAGACCCTGTTATGGGGCTTAACGGCAGTGACTTTCATAGTGAATGGCTCGAAAGTGTCACATTATCAGCAGATAGCTATATCTCTGTAAGTGTGCGTGACTGGCCATCCGCCATAGCGTACAAAGAAAAAATTGCGCATAGCCTAGACGAATTAGTACGTCAAGGTGAGCAAATTGTCTTCTTACCTATGCATGGTGAGCATGATTTACAAACATCACAGGAAGTAGCTGCACTAATGAAGGAGAAAAGTTTGATTGCGCCAGCCGATTTATCCATAGAGGAGAAAATCGCAGTAATTGGACAATCTCAATTATTAATTGGGATGCGACTACATTCTCTCATTTTTTCTGCAATCTATGCGACTCCTTTTATCGCCATCTCGTACGATCCAAAAATCGATGCGTTTGCTGACATTGTCAGTCAGCCAGTTATTGGACATGTCGAAGCAGATGATTGGAACGGTGTGATATTGTTTGAACAAGCCGTCACAATCCTTGAATCGTTTACGACGGTTCAAGAAAATATGCGTCAGGCTATCATACCCTTACAAAATGAAGCAACAGCAACGGCGAAATTAGCCATTGAGGTTTTTTCACAATAA
- a CDS encoding DUF5693 family protein yields the protein MSKQKWLWGIIVLLLIVSSTGMMMRWNAEQSNNAYEIVIPYHEIQTAEKNSDLTMDEILSSLKDAGLNTVSLEPLTLKEMEKQNLITVYKESELAAQLLFTPYKDAVDITKGGYYIRVPENESYQKLIMESMEPEEVLIGEEAFYFLPASNHNFDLKTPIGYDQPAIDMISKHGLAHIFKVENADNEVANEKIVNQLLALKDASAGRLLGQGDEAIGFGQEDGNQLVEKLSGAGYYFYTIESNPLKGESKIAQMTDYHMIRLHSINVNRETKLKLNASIDRTTRAVKERNIRSIFYHIKTTGNAKDNIEDTIEYLNGVHETMPDHFQPGEPKLFDKVAVPAWVTATVLLAGILFTFIVSELVKWMPLRLAAVGFMALLAIAYFILKSTLFLQAFALIIAVLAPTYAVIKSAQGSTKMSKILVQYVKAVAISLIGIIIVIGLLNGNAFMTGFAVFKGVKLVYLIPIMGVLLFTVIEINRLAEQNIKKSLSNTVTLLNKELKYWHVLLLVVVAGIGLFYISRTGNSGSVSDMELAFRQWLENTLYVRPRTKEFLIGFPFFILALYVMGINRKWGSILLVPGVIGFLSIVNTFTHLHIPVAVSVLRTLYSVSLGLVVGLVFILIFKIGYRWVSKAIARWS from the coding sequence ATGTCGAAACAGAAATGGCTTTGGGGAATCATTGTTCTTTTACTCATCGTTTCCTCCACAGGTATGATGATGAGATGGAATGCTGAGCAATCGAATAATGCTTATGAAATTGTCATTCCCTATCATGAAATACAAACCGCAGAAAAAAATAGCGATTTAACAATGGATGAAATTCTTTCCTCCTTAAAGGATGCTGGACTGAATACGGTAAGTCTAGAGCCTTTAACATTAAAGGAAATGGAAAAGCAAAACTTAATTACGGTTTATAAAGAAAGCGAATTAGCAGCGCAATTATTATTTACACCTTATAAAGATGCTGTTGATATCACTAAGGGTGGCTATTATATTCGAGTGCCTGAAAATGAAAGTTATCAGAAGCTTATCATGGAAAGCATGGAACCAGAGGAAGTACTAATAGGAGAAGAAGCTTTTTATTTCCTTCCTGCTTCTAACCACAATTTTGATTTAAAAACACCAATTGGTTACGATCAGCCTGCGATTGATATGATTAGTAAGCATGGACTAGCCCACATCTTTAAAGTGGAAAATGCAGATAATGAAGTAGCTAATGAAAAAATAGTAAATCAATTACTAGCGTTAAAAGATGCTTCTGCTGGTCGTTTGCTTGGCCAAGGCGATGAAGCCATTGGATTTGGACAAGAAGATGGCAATCAATTAGTTGAAAAATTAAGTGGTGCTGGCTATTACTTCTACACAATTGAAAGCAACCCGCTCAAAGGCGAAAGTAAAATCGCTCAAATGACGGATTATCATATGATTCGTTTGCATAGTATCAATGTCAACAGAGAAACAAAATTAAAGTTAAATGCAAGTATTGACCGTACAACACGAGCTGTCAAAGAGCGTAATATTCGCTCCATCTTCTATCATATTAAAACAACAGGCAATGCCAAAGATAATATAGAAGACACGATTGAATACTTAAATGGTGTTCATGAGACAATGCCCGATCATTTCCAACCAGGTGAACCAAAGCTATTTGATAAAGTTGCCGTTCCAGCATGGGTCACAGCAACCGTATTATTAGCAGGTATTTTATTTACCTTTATCGTTTCAGAGTTAGTAAAATGGATGCCTCTTCGTTTAGCGGCAGTTGGCTTTATGGCGTTACTAGCTATTGCGTACTTTATTCTAAAAAGTACTCTATTCTTACAAGCTTTTGCACTAATTATTGCAGTCCTTGCACCAACCTATGCAGTCATCAAATCGGCGCAAGGCTCTACGAAAATGTCTAAAATCTTGGTGCAATATGTGAAGGCCGTAGCGATTAGCCTTATTGGGATTATCATTGTCATTGGCTTATTAAATGGTAATGCCTTTATGACAGGCTTTGCCGTATTTAAAGGAGTTAAGCTTGTTTATCTCATTCCAATTATGGGTGTATTATTATTTACTGTAATTGAGATCAACCGACTAGCTGAGCAAAACATCAAAAAATCTTTATCGAATACCGTCACATTATTAAACAAAGAACTAAAATATTGGCATGTGCTATTACTAGTAGTTGTCGCAGGTATCGGTTTATTTTACATTAGCCGTACAGGTAACTCTGGTTCTGTCAGTGATATGGAATTAGCCTTTAGACAATGGCTCGAAAATACATTGTATGTTCGACCAAGAACGAAGGAATTTTTAATTGGTTTCCCATTCTTTATTTTAGCGTTATATGTAATGGGGATTAATCGCAAATGGGGTAGTATCCTACTTGTACCAGGTGTTATCGGATTCCTATCTATCGTCAATACATTTACCCACCTACACATTCCAGTAGCTGTTTCTGTCTTGCGTACACTATACAGCGTATCTCTTGGCCTTGTAGTAGGATTAGTGTTTATCCTCATCTTCAAAATTGGTTATCGTTGGGTTTCTAAGGCAATCGCGAGGTGGTCATAA
- a CDS encoding putative polysaccharide biosynthesis protein, with translation MSQSTFVKSTLILTIATLLSKVIGSIFRIPLQNIAGDEVLGIFSLVYPVYMVALYLSVAGIPIAISKLIAEARTSMDTAKIKKIYVTARILALSFGVISFTIIYGFSEQIANALGGPSTEIALIIVALTLLVAPYMAVYRGFFQGFGDMRPTAISQVIEQLVRVALILIVAYFLVAMDYSNDIVAGGIMAGSVLGALGSLFYLLFKYFRSSVKVTSKEKYSSKDFSTYSKTILKISIPIAIGSVTMALFNFVDSFTVTYGLRNAGADASEISFLYGIYGRGLTLVQITTVFASSIILPLVPLITTKLAERKLNETRSIIERTHRMTHLISWPAAIGLLALTLPLNLALFKDLEGSLMLAIINLSSVFTSLTLLGTGILQGMNAAKTGAIIILSGVVLKVFSNIFFIQEFGLDGAAYATLLVYLVLFIVNSVFIYRMIRFTVLGKDTLKMIVSSIVMGAAVGLPTLWLDFTHWSRMLAMGYLTVAIIVGGALYFLLLWMMKAIHKQDLKKIPVIGKRFS, from the coding sequence ATGAGTCAGTCAACCTTTGTCAAAAGTACGCTTATCTTAACAATTGCAACATTACTTTCTAAAGTAATCGGTAGTATTTTCCGTATACCGCTGCAAAATATTGCTGGTGATGAAGTACTCGGTATCTTTAGTCTTGTTTATCCTGTCTATATGGTGGCACTGTATTTATCCGTTGCTGGTATCCCTATCGCTATTTCTAAGCTGATTGCGGAAGCTAGGACTAGTATGGATACTGCCAAAATTAAGAAAATTTATGTGACTGCAAGAATCCTTGCATTATCCTTTGGCGTCATTAGTTTTACAATCATTTACGGCTTTTCAGAGCAGATAGCGAATGCACTTGGTGGCCCTTCAACGGAGATTGCATTAATCATTGTAGCCCTAACACTACTCGTTGCTCCCTATATGGCTGTCTATCGAGGATTTTTCCAAGGCTTTGGGGATATGCGACCTACTGCCATCTCACAAGTGATTGAGCAATTAGTACGTGTCGCTTTAATTTTAATTGTTGCGTATTTCTTAGTTGCGATGGATTATTCCAATGATATCGTAGCTGGTGGTATTATGGCAGGTTCTGTATTAGGTGCACTTGGATCACTTTTCTATTTACTCTTTAAATATTTCCGTTCTTCGGTAAAAGTGACGAGCAAGGAGAAATATTCTAGTAAGGATTTTTCCACATACAGTAAAACCATTTTAAAAATCTCCATACCCATTGCAATTGGTTCTGTAACAATGGCACTTTTTAATTTCGTTGACTCCTTCACGGTCACATATGGCTTAAGAAATGCTGGAGCAGATGCAAGTGAGATTAGCTTCCTTTACGGAATTTATGGTCGAGGACTGACATTAGTTCAAATCACAACGGTTTTCGCTTCTTCAATTATCTTACCACTTGTGCCGCTGATTACAACGAAGCTAGCAGAACGTAAATTGAATGAAACACGCAGTATTATTGAACGAACACATCGTATGACACATCTTATTTCTTGGCCAGCTGCTATCGGGTTGCTAGCCTTAACCTTGCCTTTAAATCTAGCTCTTTTCAAAGACTTAGAGGGAAGCTTAATGTTAGCCATCATTAACCTTAGCTCCGTCTTTACATCCCTGACACTACTTGGAACAGGTATTTTACAGGGCATGAATGCTGCCAAAACAGGAGCCATCATTATTTTGAGTGGAGTTGTCCTTAAGGTGTTTTCGAACATCTTCTTTATTCAAGAATTCGGTTTAGATGGTGCTGCGTATGCAACGTTGTTGGTGTACTTAGTGTTATTTATTGTGAATTCTGTCTTTATTTATCGTATGATTCGCTTCACTGTTCTTGGAAAAGATACTCTAAAAATGATTGTGTCTTCCATTGTAATGGGGGCAGCCGTTGGTTTACCAACGCTTTGGCTTGATTTTACACATTGGTCTCGAATGTTGGCGATGGGTTATCTAACTGTTGCAATCATAGTGGGAGGAGCTCTTTATTTCCTTCTTCTATGGATGATGAAAGCAATCCATAAACAAGATTTAAAGAAAATCCCTGTTATCGGAAAAAGATTTTCATAA
- a CDS encoding WecB/TagA/CpsF family glycosyltransferase, with protein MRHVTIMGVPFLHINQQGFVDLLVHRIEQQEKTFVVTANPEVVMQANENATVMNYLQQATYICADGIGVVKAAQILGESLPERVTGYDTMVRLLEVGQQKRFKIYLLGAQKETIEKTVANIHKNYPNVDIVGYHDGYFDWNNNDFANEIATLQPDLVFVALGVPRQEKWITENLDKFSKGVFIGVGGSFDVIAGTVKRAPVIWQKLNLEWLYRVLRQPSRFGRMLVLPRFALKVFALKLKGQGKTK; from the coding sequence ATGAGGCATGTAACAATTATGGGCGTACCCTTTTTACATATTAATCAGCAAGGGTTTGTTGATTTACTCGTTCATCGTATTGAACAGCAAGAAAAGACTTTCGTTGTAACAGCCAATCCAGAAGTTGTTATGCAGGCAAACGAAAATGCCACTGTAATGAATTATTTACAGCAGGCGACCTACATTTGTGCGGATGGCATTGGTGTCGTTAAAGCTGCACAAATCCTTGGTGAATCACTGCCAGAGCGTGTAACAGGCTATGATACGATGGTACGACTGCTGGAAGTAGGTCAGCAGAAGCGTTTTAAAATTTATTTATTAGGTGCACAAAAAGAAACAATCGAAAAGACGGTTGCGAATATTCATAAAAACTACCCAAATGTTGATATCGTTGGCTATCATGATGGTTACTTCGACTGGAATAATAATGATTTTGCAAATGAAATTGCGACATTACAGCCTGATCTCGTGTTTGTAGCATTAGGTGTTCCAAGACAGGAAAAATGGATTACAGAAAATCTGGATAAGTTTTCAAAGGGTGTATTTATCGGTGTAGGTGGTTCCTTCGATGTGATCGCTGGCACTGTAAAGCGTGCACCAGTCATTTGGCAAAAGTTAAACTTGGAGTGGCTCTACCGAGTGCTGCGTCAGCCAAGTCGTTTTGGCAGAATGCTCGTTCTCCCTCGCTTTGCTTTAAAGGTTTTTGCATTAAAGCTTAAAGGTCAGGGCAAAACAAAATGA
- a CDS encoding S-layer homology domain-containing protein → MKRKFPLYGAVLAGMLYLAPTSASAEDLSKHWAYHEMNYLITNDLMKGDEFGNYRPNDAVTRAEFAAFLVRTLNLPAASSNATFSDVKKGDWYYGVIEQASYHGLIKGDEQGKFNPNDHINRQEMAAMLKRALHYQNINTTSSPITFSDNARIAKWAYADVQAVVTTGLLVGKPNNQFAPLAQTTRAEAATVLYRLIHLEAPETGGKQYTTTNYSHDYSTVVRNQAKNNPKVDGAGIFTASEALVSYYVHPKSFMQDSPSYYQFLKLSTVVNNLSAKELNDKVLANKGSLANTADAFIKAGVDNNVNAIYLVSHALHETANGGSSLIKGIEVGLDTNGKPMMVTAENREKLTAIKKTYNAYGIGAIDADANKYGAERAYANGWFTVEDAIIGGAQFVKDQYISKGQDTLYKMRWNPENPTVHQYATHVMWAVIQAKKIYDIYELIGAHTTTNLVFDVPAYQSQSSAPSLPSPTKQYALDLGLAGATGKATINLNMRTYPTTTDNASIITNLPKDSSFKVLGENGGWFKVSVNGQEGWVFDDYVMLENGLQIVNMNITLNVRSEPSTTSAILGTVKPNGFIIGEVDDKGEFIKNGAWYQVIYNGKTGWVHGDYIVKK, encoded by the coding sequence ATGAAACGTAAATTTCCTCTTTACGGGGCCGTGCTTGCCGGAATGTTATATCTGGCGCCTACTTCCGCTTCAGCAGAAGATCTTTCGAAGCACTGGGCCTACCATGAAATGAACTATCTTATTACCAACGATTTAATGAAAGGTGATGAATTCGGCAATTATCGTCCGAATGATGCTGTCACTCGTGCTGAGTTTGCTGCATTTCTAGTTAGAACACTTAATCTGCCAGCTGCTTCTAGTAATGCAACCTTCTCAGATGTTAAGAAGGGTGACTGGTATTACGGGGTCATCGAACAGGCAAGCTATCACGGACTGATCAAAGGTGATGAGCAAGGTAAGTTTAACCCCAATGATCATATTAACCGTCAGGAAATGGCGGCTATGTTAAAAAGGGCTCTCCATTATCAAAACATCAACACAACTTCCTCCCCTATTACGTTTAGTGATAATGCTCGTATTGCCAAATGGGCCTATGCAGATGTACAAGCTGTCGTCACGACAGGACTACTTGTCGGGAAGCCTAATAATCAATTTGCACCTCTTGCCCAAACAACTCGTGCCGAGGCAGCTACTGTGCTCTATCGTTTAATCCATTTGGAAGCACCTGAAACAGGTGGTAAGCAATACACTACGACGAACTACTCACACGATTACTCAACGGTGGTACGTAATCAGGCGAAGAATAATCCAAAGGTCGATGGTGCAGGCATTTTCACGGCTAGCGAGGCACTAGTGTCATACTATGTGCACCCAAAAAGCTTTATGCAGGATAGCCCATCTTATTATCAATTTTTAAAATTATCTACTGTGGTGAATAACCTTAGTGCAAAGGAACTGAATGATAAGGTACTTGCGAATAAAGGAAGCTTAGCGAATACAGCTGATGCCTTTATAAAGGCGGGTGTCGATAACAATGTCAATGCCATTTATTTGGTGTCCCATGCCTTACATGAAACAGCCAATGGTGGCTCTTCACTCATTAAAGGTATCGAGGTTGGTTTGGATACTAATGGTAAACCGATGATGGTGACCGCAGAAAATCGTGAAAAATTAACAGCGATTAAGAAAACTTACAATGCTTATGGTATTGGTGCTATTGATGCAGATGCTAATAAGTATGGTGCTGAGCGTGCCTATGCAAATGGTTGGTTTACTGTTGAGGATGCTATTATTGGTGGTGCTCAATTTGTAAAGGATCAGTATATTAGCAAGGGGCAAGACACATTGTATAAAATGCGTTGGAATCCTGAAAATCCAACCGTTCACCAATATGCTACGCATGTGATGTGGGCAGTCATTCAGGCGAAAAAGATTTATGACATCTACGAATTAATTGGTGCTCATACAACAACTAATTTGGTGTTTGATGTACCTGCTTATCAAAGTCAGTCTTCCGCGCCATCATTACCAAGCCCAACGAAGCAATATGCGTTGGATTTAGGTTTAGCTGGAGCAACAGGCAAGGCTACGATTAATCTCAATATGAGAACATACCCGACTACAACTGATAATGCTTCAATCATTACGAATTTACCAAAGGATTCATCCTTTAAAGTCCTTGGCGAAAATGGTGGCTGGTTCAAAGTAAGTGTTAATGGACAAGAAGGCTGGGTATTTGATGATTATGTCATGCTTGAAAATGGTCTACAGATTGTTAACATGAATATCACCCTCAATGTCAGAAGTGAACCTTCCACTACAAGCGCTATTTTAGGAACAGTGAAACCGAATGGCTTTATTATTGGTGAAGTCGATGACAAAGGTGAGTTCATAAAAAATGGTGCCTGGTATCAGGTAATCTACAACGGCAAAACAGGCTGGGTGCATGGTGATTATATTGTAAAAAAATGA